In Halotia branconii CENA392, the genomic stretch ATGGCATCAATACAAGTATCCACAGGTAAAAGATTAGTCTCACCATGCATTATCAAGGGATAATTCATGGGAATGGGCTTGCCTGAAATCATGGCAGAAATAGGCACAGTAGGAGAAAAATCTGACTTTTCACGGGATGTGGAAAAGGGGAGTTGGTTCGCGTAAAATTTACGCGAACCAATGCCAGAGAATTAACTTGTGATTTTAGATATTGTCGTGGTAGGTGTGTCAATGAGTGCAAATGAAAATCTTAGAGAAGAACCTGTATGAGGAGTGTAACTTTGGAGACAAACGTTTAACCCAAAGGGCAGCATTTATAGGTGAACTTTTATCGGTAAAATATGGTCAGCCTTTATCGAAAATATTTAAAACTGCTAGCGACCTCAAACGTGGTTACGAATTTTTCTCTAATCCAAAAACAAATTTTGAGAAATTGACTCAACCTTACTTTAAACAAACAGCCCAAGAAATAAACGGCGCTCCTGTGGTGCTAGCTGTAGGAGATACAACTTTTTTAGATTATAAAAAAATATTAGACAAAAGAGAAGAATACGGCCCAATAGGTAATGGCGGAAATGGATTAATTTTACATAGCTGTTTAGCTATAGAACCTGATTTTGGGCAGCCATTAGGGTTATTGTGGGAGAAGCTGTGGCATAGAGAGCATAAAGCTTCACAGCCGATTAATGAAAGCCAAGAAGCTAAAAAAGAGCGTCTAAAAAAAGAGCGAAAAGCCAAAAGAAATAAAGAATTTAAAGAGAAAGAATCTTATAGATGGGTTGAGGCTTTCTCAAAGATAGAAAAACAGTTTTCTACTTTAGAAATTCCACTAGGGGGATTATCGTCGAAGATAATTCATGTCTTTGACCGAGAAGGTGATATTGCAGAAGTCTTCGCCCAAATCAGTCAAACTAAAAACGCGGGTGTAATAGTCAGGGCGGCACACAACCGTTGTCTAGAAGGAGAGAATGAGCATTTATGGTCATACGTAACTTCCACTGCTGTCAAGTTTGTAAAAGACGTTGGACTAGCCGAAACTAAAAAGCGTAATGCCAGAACTGCCACCTTAGAAGTCAGATATTGTCCAGTATCAATTAGTTCGCCAACAAGGCTGAAAAATCAAGGCAGTTTTCATGTTTATGCAGTCTATGCCAGAGAAATTAATTGTCCAGAAAATTGTGAACCAGTAGAGTGGATGCTACTAACTACTGAATCAGTTGATTCAGAACAATCAGCAGCACAAATCCTCCGTTGGTATACGTATCGTTGGCGAGTTGAAGAGTATCATAAAATTCTCAAATCGGGGTGTAAGGCTGAAAGCTACCGATTAGCTGGTGAGAGTATGTCAACGATGTTGGGATTTTTAACTGTGATTGCCGCACAGCTATTGCGAATGACGTACT encodes the following:
- a CDS encoding IS4 family transposase; translation: MKILEKNLYEECNFGDKRLTQRAAFIGELLSVKYGQPLSKIFKTASDLKRGYEFFSNPKTNFEKLTQPYFKQTAQEINGAPVVLAVGDTTFLDYKKILDKREEYGPIGNGGNGLILHSCLAIEPDFGQPLGLLWEKLWHREHKASQPINESQEAKKERLKKERKAKRNKEFKEKESYRWVEAFSKIEKQFSTLEIPLGGLSSKIIHVFDREGDIAEVFAQISQTKNAGVIVRAAHNRCLEGENEHLWSYVTSTAVKFVKDVGLAETKKRNARTATLEVRYCPVSISSPTRLKNQGSFHVYAVYAREINCPENCEPVEWMLLTTESVDSEQSAAQILRWYTYRWRVEEYHKILKSGCKAESYRLAGESMSTMLGFLTVIAAQLLRMTYLHRNCPHLDASVVLTQVQMDVLLASSPPKFKKDIEFTVDWAIRAIARLGGYLEHRKNSAIGIQVLWRGWLELETLCQGWLLHQNLK